From the genome of Sediminibacter sp. Hel_I_10:
AATCAAAACGGGAACGTTAATAGAATTAATATCGTCTAGTAAAACCGATTTTAACTTTTTACGCTCACTTAAACCCTTAGTATATTCAATTTGGCGCCCCATAGATTGATAAATTTGAGTAAAGAGCAAATGTTTAAAACAAATGGGGACCTCATTTGTTAAATAGAATGGCAGATGCTCCTTTACCAATCTTGGCCAGACCATAAAAGCTCTTGGCATTTGTCTTTTGGAAGTTTGTATTGTAGATGATTCGTGCTTAAAGTATAAATACACATACCTATCTAAAAAGGCAACTGTACATGTCATTCCTAATTTAATATCAAATGCGGTATCTTCATTGTTCCTTATTGCTTCGTTGTACGTACCTATAGATTTAAATACCGATCTTCTATATAGAAATGCAGGTGGCCCAACCACAATGCTTAAATCTGCAAACCATGCCAAACCCCAGTAAGGCTTTTCTTTAATGATAACTTCATTTGTCTCGTCTTCCGGTTTTATGGTCTTTGCAATACTATGTTTAGACTTGACCATTTTGCCGAAAACAGCATGAGCTTTGGGGTGACTATCCAAAACACATATCATGGCATTGAGTGCATTTGGATAGATTTCATCATCAACATCAAACACGTAGATATAATCACCATGAGCTTCTTCAATCCCCAAATTACGAGCTGCGGCAGCTCCTTGTTTCGGTTGTTCTATTAGTTTTACTCGCTTATCATTAGTGAGAATTTTATTTATTTTCTTTATCGAATTGTCAATTGAATTATTATTCACATAGATAATTTCGAAATCTTTAAGGTTTTGTTCTGCAATTGAACGATAGGATTTCTCAATAAACTCAGCAGCATTATAGACAGGAATTACGACCGATAATTTCATAATTACTTATTATAAAAATGTTTACACCACAAAGACATCGTGAGCAGCATGCTTAGAGCGTGTGCGTTATGGACATAGTTTTTACCATTAAAATTTCTATAACAATCTTCTACAATAGATTTTGGTATAAAATTTAAAAACTCTTGATCAAATATATAATGCTTAAGCTGCGCATCATTATTTGCTCCTAAAAATTGCAACTCAAAATTACGTTGTATATAAGGGTTCCCAATTATGCCATTAAACGTGCGATGTAATTTAGAGCCAATCCTGTAAGGTAAATTATAAGGCAGTTTATTATTGGTGTACGTATTGATATTAAATGGCTTTTGTGCGTGCCACGTAATATTTGACAAAGCTTTACCTTGTTTTAAATGGGCTATTTGCAAACGGCGATCGGCCAAATAAGCCTCTGGAACAGTGCAAATAAATTGGCACATGCGGTCATCGTAATAGGGTAACGTAATGGGGTGTGCTGATTTAAACACACTCAAATTGGTCGTTGTCCAGCGATGTGCCCACTGAGAAGTTTTAAAAGCTCTTACTTTTGCGCTTAGGTTATCAATTTCTATTTTTGCCAATGAAACCTCTAATCGCGACACAAAATAGTCTTTAAAATTACCCTCTAGATTCCAATACGCCCATAACCGTTCTGCTAATGCCAAACCGTCTGGTTTTACCATTTTTTTAAAAAGCATCGGGATAACATCAGCTTCTGTAGTACCCTCCGGAACACCGCGATCAAAAAACACATCACCCCAATGGCCTAAAGAAAAAACACCTTCCATCTCTTTTAATTGTGGCAACACCCCCATTTGTCGAGGGTGGGTAAATTCTGAATAACATTGATTTATTTTGGCTAATTCATCAATACAGTTCCATAAGTATCCTTTAGAAATTTCAAATCCGGTAAACTTAAATCCGCAAACATCTGCGATTTGCTGACTTATTTTATGTTCAGGATATCCCCCTTTAAAACTATAACTATAGGCTTGAACCGAATTATCAAAATTTTTAAGAATCATGGCTTGACTTCTGCTGTCTAACCCTCCGGATAAGGGTAAAATAACATTATTATCACCAATTTGATCTTTCGTGATTTGTGCAAATAACTCAATATACTCTTCTAGAGCTTGATCAAATGAAATATCACGAGGATTATAACTCCACTGAAACCAAGGTCTCTTTTCTTTTAAAGATCCATTATCCTCAAAATCATAGCGATGGCCAGGCAAAGCACAACGTTTTCCCTTCCAAAAGGTGTCCTCCCCCATAAAAAAACCTGTAGTCACATAAACACAGATAGCTTCTAGATGAAGGTCATTGTGATTACCGACCTCATCTATAAAGGTTTGTTTAGTTGGAAGAATAGGTGTTTTAATGGATTTCATATGGTGAACGAATATAATACAATAATGCCTTTTGATTAAAACTTATACTTTAAAAATGACAATTACCATATGTGTTGTAAAAAATTAAGTTTACACGCTCATGTGAAAAGGATTGTAATATAATTTTGAAAACATATTCTTGAGAATATGAACTACATAAATCTTTCGTCATAAAAATTCAATATTGCTTTGCTTTTAAGAAAATTAAAAGCACTTTAGAGGCCATCTAATGAAATTATTTTATTCATGCCAATTGATACTTTATTAAATAATGATGTTACAGTAATTATAAGATCATCCAAAGAACGATCAATAGAGGTATGTTTGAATAGCGTACTAAAGGAAATTGATAAAACTAATGTTTTTCTCATTGAAGAAGTCCCTTTTATTAAAGCTGTACAAAAAACATTTGAAATAGGGTTAGCCGAAAATAGAAAATGGACTTTAGCCATCGATGCCGATTTGCTATTACTGCCTCATTCTATTTCCATAATGGTCAACCAAGCCCAATTAAAATCTGAAAAATTATATGTTTACCAAGGGTTTATACTAGATAAGTTTAGATGTGGGATTCGCCAAGGTGGACCTCACCTTTACAAAACAGAACATCTAAAAACGGCCCTCGACTTAATAGACAATGAAGGAAATAATTTAAGACCCGAGTCTGCTATTTATAATCAAATGATTAAACGTGGTTATGATGTGATAGTAGAAAAAAAGATTTTTGCCCTTCATGATTTTGAACAAAATTATAAAGACATCTATAGAAAGGCCTATTTTCACGGAATCAAACATAAAGGATGGAGAAGTCTTTTGGCATCT
Proteins encoded in this window:
- a CDS encoding asparagine synthase-related protein → MKSIKTPILPTKQTFIDEVGNHNDLHLEAICVYVTTGFFMGEDTFWKGKRCALPGHRYDFEDNGSLKEKRPWFQWSYNPRDISFDQALEEYIELFAQITKDQIGDNNVILPLSGGLDSRSQAMILKNFDNSVQAYSYSFKGGYPEHKISQQIADVCGFKFTGFEISKGYLWNCIDELAKINQCYSEFTHPRQMGVLPQLKEMEGVFSLGHWGDVFFDRGVPEGTTEADVIPMLFKKMVKPDGLALAERLWAYWNLEGNFKDYFVSRLEVSLAKIEIDNLSAKVRAFKTSQWAHRWTTTNLSVFKSAHPITLPYYDDRMCQFICTVPEAYLADRRLQIAHLKQGKALSNITWHAQKPFNINTYTNNKLPYNLPYRIGSKLHRTFNGIIGNPYIQRNFELQFLGANNDAQLKHYIFDQEFLNFIPKSIVEDCYRNFNGKNYVHNAHALSMLLTMSLWCKHFYNK
- a CDS encoding glycosyltransferase family 2 protein, translated to MKLSVVIPVYNAAEFIEKSYRSIAEQNLKDFEIIYVNNNSIDNSIKKINKILTNDKRVKLIEQPKQGAAAARNLGIEEAHGDYIYVFDVDDEIYPNALNAMICVLDSHPKAHAVFGKMVKSKHSIAKTIKPEDETNEVIIKEKPYWGLAWFADLSIVVGPPAFLYRRSVFKSIGTYNEAIRNNEDTAFDIKLGMTCTVAFLDRYVYLYFKHESSTIQTSKRQMPRAFMVWPRLVKEHLPFYLTNEVPICFKHLLFTQIYQSMGRQIEYTKGLSERKKLKSVLLDDINSINVPVLIKFYLNILVFFSFAPVRKIYSYYIVPAVIKNRSN